The following coding sequences are from one Shewanella eurypsychrophilus window:
- a CDS encoding sigma-54 interaction domain-containing protein has protein sequence MERKFYYNATQRLCSSLQLEESLQSYFELIKQVLPIDGIFLNIYRPEFSDIQFLAHVNDQLATPLENQVPISKEMEQLLQQADRPVIRIVNDISLDSVTQFVAPKVIPGIKSLILMRMVSGNTHLGIVGFYSKTVGVFKTKHADMIEPHMQTFSLITAFNLKDRNLLMLNQALTQQNRSLKRVIFTPNGVVGGNAGLKKVMNQVEAIAKLNTSVLLQGETGCGKEVIANAVHEQSSRSSRPFIKVNCGAIPETLIDSELFGYEKGAFTGAEKRKAGHFEQANGGTIFLDEIGELPLSAQVRLLRVLQNSTITRVGGHNSVQLDIRVIAATHRNLQAMVHSGEFREDLWYRLAIFPIEIPSLRQRRSDIPILVQHFLEVLSAKFNLSKLPRVSTEQLDTLNSYQWPGNVRELMNVLERAIIQSPQGPLNFDFISASKSEEAVETSSGETIVIDPSHASDKLVPLDIMISKYIEHAMRVTGGKLYGTGGAAELLDINPNTLRSKMKKLGIC, from the coding sequence ATGGAAAGAAAATTCTATTACAACGCAACTCAACGTCTATGTAGCAGTTTGCAGCTAGAGGAATCACTGCAAAGTTACTTTGAGCTAATCAAGCAAGTTTTGCCTATCGATGGGATCTTCCTCAATATTTATCGACCTGAGTTCAGTGACATTCAGTTTCTTGCCCATGTAAATGATCAGTTAGCGACGCCTTTAGAGAACCAAGTGCCTATCTCAAAAGAGATGGAGCAGTTATTACAACAAGCTGACCGTCCCGTCATCAGAATCGTCAATGACATTTCATTAGATAGCGTGACTCAGTTTGTTGCCCCTAAGGTCATACCCGGTATTAAATCTCTGATTTTAATGAGAATGGTTTCGGGAAACACCCATTTAGGTATAGTTGGCTTTTATTCAAAAACTGTCGGGGTCTTTAAGACTAAGCATGCCGATATGATTGAGCCACATATGCAGACCTTCTCCTTGATCACGGCGTTTAACCTTAAAGACAGAAACCTGTTGATGTTGAATCAAGCGTTGACTCAGCAGAACCGTTCACTCAAGCGCGTCATCTTTACTCCCAATGGCGTTGTGGGTGGTAATGCAGGACTGAAAAAAGTGATGAATCAGGTTGAGGCGATAGCAAAGCTTAATACTAGCGTCCTGTTACAAGGGGAAACAGGCTGCGGTAAAGAGGTCATTGCCAATGCCGTTCATGAGCAATCTTCCCGTTCAAGCAGACCCTTTATCAAGGTCAATTGCGGCGCTATTCCAGAGACTCTGATTGACTCGGAGCTGTTTGGTTATGAGAAAGGCGCGTTCACAGGAGCTGAAAAGCGTAAAGCAGGTCATTTTGAACAGGCTAACGGCGGGACTATTTTCCTTGATGAGATTGGTGAGTTGCCTCTTTCAGCTCAGGTCCGTTTACTGCGAGTATTACAAAACAGTACGATCACGAGGGTTGGCGGTCACAACAGTGTGCAGCTCGATATTCGGGTAATAGCCGCAACCCACAGAAATTTACAAGCCATGGTACACAGTGGTGAGTTTCGAGAAGACCTCTGGTATCGCTTAGCTATATTTCCCATTGAAATCCCCTCTTTAAGACAGCGACGTTCAGATATTCCCATACTCGTACAACACTTTTTAGAAGTACTCAGCGCTAAATTTAACCTAAGCAAGCTGCCTAGAGTCTCCACAGAGCAGCTAGATACACTCAATAGTTATCAATGGCCTGGCAATGTTCGTGAATTAATGAATGTACTTGAAAGAGCCATTATTCAATCTCCCCAAGGCCCGCTGAACTTTGACTTTATCTCAGCTAGCAAAAGTGAAGAAGCTGTCGAAACGAGTTCAGGCGAGACCATAGTCATAGACCCTAGCCATGCCTCAGATAAACTGGTACCACTGGACATCATGATCAGTAAATATATCGAACATGCGATGCGCGTAACTGGCGGAAAACTCTACGGAACCGGAGGCGCAGCAGAACTATTAGATATCAACCCCAATACCCTGCGCAGTAAGATGAAGAAGCTTGGGATCTGTTGA
- a CDS encoding flavocytochrome c gives MSEKQKMDHSRRQLLKGGAALTLAGIGGAATLPVMAGTQGKVQTKFDEIVDIIVIGSGFAGMSAALKARESGDSVMVIDKMPVFGGNSTINGGAMAVAGSPLQKKEGIEDSVDTMVADMLEAGRGMNDVEMLKLVCNGTAESCEWLTEHGVKWKPFVQHFGGHSLPRVLQTVESSGAGIIRPLIKAAKKAGIDMRNQTKLESFVKNDEGRVIGIKVRDGFYFPRNKTGKVRLFGASKGVIMATGGFGRDIEYRQMQQPKLTKELDSTNHAGATSEALKQMMLIGANPIHLDQIQLGPWASPDEKGFGTASQFNTIATYPSGIVVDSRTGERFFNELADRKARADAIMTRRDEQGNPVYPIGFTNAEGAKKAQTLAWGLKYKVIQQAETLDELAQLYGIPAKALKEQVSRWNKAVSAGKDREFGRPMQKAMKLDQGPWYGVRMWPKVHYCMGGVRVNTHSQVLHLITDKPIEGLFAAGEATGGIHGASRLGACAVAEGVVTGRNAGQMCTQSKRVELAQA, from the coding sequence ATGAGTGAAAAACAGAAGATGGATCACAGTCGGCGTCAGTTATTAAAGGGAGGAGCCGCTCTCACATTAGCTGGAATAGGTGGCGCAGCGACCTTACCTGTTATGGCAGGAACCCAAGGTAAAGTGCAGACTAAATTTGATGAAATTGTCGATATTATCGTTATCGGCAGTGGCTTTGCTGGTATGTCTGCAGCGCTTAAAGCTAGAGAGTCGGGTGATAGCGTGATGGTGATCGATAAGATGCCAGTATTTGGTGGTAACTCGACCATCAATGGTGGCGCTATGGCTGTTGCTGGTTCTCCACTGCAGAAAAAAGAGGGTATTGAAGACTCTGTCGATACTATGGTCGCCGACATGTTAGAAGCTGGCAGGGGGATGAATGATGTTGAGATGCTCAAACTTGTTTGTAATGGCACCGCTGAGTCCTGTGAATGGCTAACCGAGCATGGGGTTAAGTGGAAGCCTTTTGTACAGCATTTTGGTGGTCATTCACTGCCGCGTGTTTTGCAGACGGTTGAGAGCTCTGGTGCTGGCATTATTCGTCCTTTGATCAAGGCGGCGAAGAAGGCGGGTATCGATATGCGAAATCAGACCAAGCTCGAATCTTTCGTAAAAAATGATGAAGGACGTGTGATCGGCATTAAGGTTCGAGATGGCTTTTATTTTCCCAGAAATAAAACAGGTAAAGTACGCCTGTTTGGTGCAAGTAAGGGAGTGATAATGGCCACTGGAGGCTTTGGGCGAGATATCGAATATCGTCAGATGCAGCAGCCCAAATTAACCAAAGAGTTAGATTCAACAAACCATGCCGGTGCGACTTCAGAAGCCTTGAAACAGATGATGTTAATCGGGGCCAACCCTATTCATCTCGATCAAATTCAGCTTGGCCCGTGGGCATCTCCTGATGAGAAGGGCTTCGGCACTGCATCTCAGTTCAATACCATCGCTACTTACCCAAGCGGCATCGTCGTCGACTCTCGTACTGGTGAGCGCTTCTTTAATGAGTTAGCCGACAGAAAGGCCCGTGCTGACGCCATCATGACCCGCCGCGATGAGCAAGGCAATCCTGTATACCCGATAGGTTTTACCAATGCCGAAGGTGCTAAAAAAGCGCAAACATTAGCTTGGGGACTTAAGTATAAGGTGATTCAACAGGCGGAAACCTTAGATGAGTTAGCCCAGCTTTATGGCATTCCAGCAAAAGCGCTTAAAGAGCAGGTTTCACGCTGGAATAAAGCGGTATCGGCAGGTAAAGACAGAGAGTTTGGCCGTCCGATGCAAAAGGCGATGAAGTTAGATCAAGGCCCTTGGTATGGGGTGCGTATGTGGCCAAAAGTGCACTATTGCATGGGCGGCGTGCGGGTAAATACGCACTCTCAGGTACTGCATCTTATCACTGATAAACCTATCGAAGGTTTGTTCGCAGCTGGTGAGGCAACAGGTGGTATTCATGGGGCTAGTCGCCTCGGAGCCTGCGCCGTTGCCGAAGGTGTGGTAACCGGACGAAATGCTGGCCAGATGTGTACTCAGTCTAAGCGAGTCGAGCTAGCGCAAGCCTAG
- a CDS encoding HAL/PAL/TAL family ammonia-lyase — translation MNNNKQMILIAAALSLLSGSALAMDSVILDGQHLTQAQAWEIADGAEVKIANQARKQLGKAHSLLMDAARLGKPVYGLTVGVGLNKDHKLFSANGELSEEVMKASKSFNYSTLRAHSAGIGKAMPVRLTRVALAVRLNTILSGHTGVQPYVADLYQAYLNEGITPIIPSRGTVGEADILLSSHVGLAMIGEWDVMYKGKRVSSASAMKAEGIKPLDPVGKDALSILSNNSVAVSYAMKGYRDAAKLIEVTPTVFSLSLEGLNGNIAPFLPQTNNIRPFPYIKEATSEILAALDGSYLWDVNDERSLQDPLSYRTTAYTLASAKDALFDLGNVIAIQINHSDDNPAVVMGNTADYSQHSQVSKYLVEGKGGVFPTTNFEPLPVALATQQLSIALTHLSHNSAMRTIHLSDDHFTHLPRFLSAPGNNGHAFGAIQKTFVDMQVRNKRLANPVSFDGIAIAGNIEDTFTNLKLASDNLIQIVDNTNVMYGLELLHSTQAIDLRKLANSQLKLGKATQAMYQAYRKEVPFVSVDRPFTPDISASHTFIINY, via the coding sequence ATGAACAATAACAAACAGATGATTTTGATTGCCGCTGCACTCAGCTTACTTTCTGGCAGTGCGTTGGCAATGGACAGTGTGATACTCGATGGTCAGCATTTGACCCAAGCTCAAGCGTGGGAGATTGCCGATGGCGCTGAGGTTAAAATTGCTAATCAGGCAAGAAAGCAACTGGGTAAGGCGCATTCACTATTGATGGATGCTGCTAGGCTCGGAAAGCCGGTGTATGGGCTTACTGTTGGGGTTGGGCTGAATAAAGATCATAAACTTTTCTCGGCCAATGGCGAGCTAAGTGAAGAGGTGATGAAGGCATCTAAATCCTTTAACTACAGCACGCTACGTGCTCACAGTGCAGGTATTGGTAAAGCGATGCCAGTACGTCTGACTCGCGTTGCTTTAGCGGTTAGGCTTAATACTATCTTGTCGGGTCATACTGGTGTACAGCCCTATGTGGCCGATCTCTATCAGGCTTACCTAAATGAAGGCATTACCCCTATTATTCCATCAAGAGGCACGGTGGGCGAAGCTGATATCTTACTTTCGTCTCATGTTGGTCTTGCCATGATAGGTGAGTGGGATGTGATGTATAAAGGTAAGCGCGTCAGCAGTGCTAGTGCAATGAAAGCGGAAGGCATCAAGCCATTGGACCCAGTGGGTAAAGATGCGCTCTCAATCCTCTCGAACAACTCAGTTGCTGTTAGTTATGCAATGAAAGGTTACCGAGACGCCGCCAAACTGATTGAAGTAACGCCAACTGTGTTTAGCTTAAGCCTTGAAGGACTTAACGGTAATATTGCGCCGTTCCTGCCACAAACTAACAATATTCGCCCCTTCCCATATATCAAGGAGGCCACATCAGAGATCTTAGCCGCGCTTGATGGCAGCTACCTGTGGGATGTTAATGATGAGCGCTCGCTGCAAGACCCATTAAGCTATCGTACTACGGCTTACACCTTGGCCAGCGCCAAAGATGCACTGTTTGATTTAGGCAATGTCATAGCCATTCAGATAAACCACTCAGATGATAACCCTGCCGTTGTGATGGGCAATACTGCTGATTATTCGCAGCACTCTCAAGTGAGTAAGTATTTGGTTGAAGGCAAAGGCGGCGTGTTCCCGACCACGAACTTTGAGCCCCTCCCAGTTGCGTTAGCCACGCAGCAGTTAAGCATCGCCTTGACTCATCTGTCTCATAACAGCGCCATGCGCACAATACACTTGTCAGATGACCACTTTACTCATCTGCCACGCTTCTTGAGTGCACCAGGTAATAATGGTCATGCCTTTGGTGCAATACAGAAAACATTTGTTGATATGCAAGTACGCAATAAGAGGTTGGCAAACCCTGTATCGTTCGACGGTATTGCCATTGCGGGTAATATCGAAGATACCTTCACTAACCTTAAGTTAGCCTCTGACAACCTTATTCAGATTGTTGATAACACCAATGTAATGTATGGACTCGAGTTACTGCACTCTACTCAGGCCATCGACTTGAGAAAGCTTGCAAACAGTCAGCTGAAGTTAGGTAAGGCGACTCAAGCTATGTACCAGGCTTATCGCAAAGAGGTGCCATTTGTCAGTGTGGACCGTCCGTTTACGCCAGACATTAGCGCTTCTCATACCTTTATCATCAACTATTAA
- a CDS encoding cytochrome c3 family protein has protein sequence MFKNLSVLSLSLTLAFSLATIFAPSANAMKLKDYHKEIMTDESGQVECAACHGDVKRKTIPQVSACESCHGSAEDVAALTQRPADAGHTVEPNPHDSMHYGTDLACTYCHQEHKQSKVYCNQCHEFEYPSMKR, from the coding sequence ATGTTTAAAAACTTATCAGTGCTCTCATTGAGCCTTACACTTGCCTTTTCCTTAGCGACGATATTTGCACCTTCAGCGAATGCGATGAAATTAAAAGATTATCATAAAGAGATAATGACAGATGAGAGTGGCCAAGTTGAATGCGCAGCCTGCCATGGAGATGTGAAACGTAAAACAATTCCCCAAGTCAGTGCATGCGAAAGTTGTCATGGCAGCGCAGAGGATGTGGCAGCACTCACTCAGCGCCCAGCAGATGCAGGACACACCGTTGAGCCAAATCCACATGACAGCATGCATTACGGTACAGACTTAGCCTGTACTTACTGTCATCAGGAGCATAAACAGAGCAAGGTATATTGTAATCAATGCCATGAGTTCGAATACCCAAGTATGAAGCGTTAA